The genomic window AAATTTGCTTTTTGAGATTTCACTGCCCAAACAAAGAGTGCAATCTTTGCTATCCCATTCGGAGTCAAATGATGCATCTCAATATTGTACGCCTTCAAAATTTCTTCAATAAAACCTTGACAGGGCATGCGAAGACCAGCAGTAAATTGATCCCGGAAAACAACACATTCATGAGACTCTGGCTTAGGAATTGTCTCACCCCCGGCAAACGAATAGAAGCCTTTTCTAACATTCTGTTAGTAACCATCCACGGTAATTCAGCCTCATCCATCAAAGTTTTTCCAAAAATTAAGGACTTCGTATCATCTCCAATTAATTCTGACTCAGATGCGGAGACATCTGACAAATCCTCTTCAGATCTGGAATGATCAGATTCGACTGGTGAATTTGTATAAACATTCTTCTCTAGATCAGACAtctaaaaaacaagaaaaaaaactcAGCAAGATAAAAATAATAAtagcaaaaaaagaagaaaaacaggaAGAAATAAAGTAAAAAACTAACCTTAGTCAATCAAACTTTCACCCCTGGAAAGAAACAGTCTATGAAAGAGAATTTGGCTTCGCTAAAACTTTTGACTTcgcttaaaaaaattcaaaaggaCCTCCCTGTCTTCGACAAAGCTACAAAAACAGGAGGGGAGGACGCAGTATATAGGCGGCTTCGGGTCAAACGCAACGGTTTGAAATCTGCCGGTCAAATTCAACCGTTGCAATTCAAAAATCAACTTTTCATAAGTCTAACGGATATAAACTGCCAACTCCAAAGTTCGGGACGGCGTTTTCTGTCTTCGTTCTAAAATTCAAACTTCGCGAAATTCAGACCTTTGGAGTAGGCCTTCGTCCGCAAGGGGCTGGTGTTGGGAATTTAACTTCGTCAGAAAACGTAGCCCCAAACTTTAGAGCTAAAACCTTAAAATTCCGTAACAATATCTGTTTGCTGGGAAAAAGGGAGCGAAGGCAACATTTTGACTTCGTATGAAAAGATTCGGCTTCGCTTAGAAGATGGAAAAATCAAGACGTAGAAGAAGTCGATACCAAGAGCGAAGATAGAAGTTTGGCTTCGCTAATAAGAATTCGACTTCACTGATTAACAAAGACAAAGAAAGACGGAGCAGAAATCAACTAGGTCAGAAGACAAGGTTTCCCGGAAGAATGATGGCTAAATAAAAGAAGTGGTGCAAAATGACCGCTTCGCCCTTGAAGTACAAAAGGATGTAAATATTAGAGTTAGGGGTAAAATAGTCATTTTATGTAAAATACGAAGACTGGGGCCCTATAAATGGgccctataaatacccccactgacatgtataatatgatcaTAAAATAAATACAACTTTGTCTTATGTTCAAACTTTTGATGCTTGGGCcctgtttgcttgaacttatGAGCTATACCGTTTCAGCaaaataacagtatttttctctcacaacaaatcagcatcaaccATTTTCCCAGCCAGCCAAACAGTGCATTGAGTAATTTCTTACCCAACAGATTTCCTTGTCCTGTTGATACGCTAAATGCTGTGGACGCTCTGCGTTGACTGGCCGGAATTTGAGGACCTTCTGAACGCTTGCAAGATGATTCACCTCCTTTGATGGAGCTTCCTTACTGCTGTTGGTTGGTTTATCTGTATTTTCTTCAGAAGGTGGCGTCTCATTACTAAGAGGTTCTGGTTGAGCTTCTGACAAGAGAAGAGGAGAAACAGTGAATGGATCTACTCATATTTAAAAAGAACGGTATCAGGTCAAACAATGGAGGTTTCCAGACTCCGCGCAGACGAGGTTCCCCAAAAACGAATGAGTTGACATTGATTATAGCATGACTGACAAAGTCAGTAcatagacaaggaaattatattcACTGGTTAGATCCTACTCTTGTGAATGGATTCAATAATAGAATGGGTGTTCTATAGTGCAAATGATGCCATGTCATATGAAATGAACGTCTGAAAGTTTCAGGAAACAGCAGCACCATACTCACACAGCAACAAAACCACTTCAGGAAATTTAACAAGCCATGAAGAAATATCTGCAAAACATAAGAtgtggggagggagggaggggatttTCAATGTTGCTTACCACTTTCAGAGAATACATAACATGTGCCAACAGTTTCCTTGTATTCTCCAATCTGTCATTGGGCAAGGCATTAACGCTAGCACTAGCAAACTTTGTAAGCAGGTTAGAGCTTGAAAAATCAAAGGTACAAATTGGGAAGTTTCAAGTTTTTTCTCTTTTCACAAAGAAGAAAATTGTTAGCCTAAGTGAATGGATACAAATGCAGTGCAACGAAATAGGCAAATAGCTAATCTTTTACTGTACGAATCCTGCACCATACATCCTAGCCTCTTATTGGGCCACGTCGCCTGTATTTTCTTAACCGTCCAATTCCCGTGCCAGTGTTGATCGAGCCGTTGATCCCGGCCATCCAGCTTGGCCGCACCGAGCCTTCGCGAACCTGCGCCCCTCCCGTCGCTGGCGACCCCTGCGCTagctcgccgccgcctcctcgtgTCCTCTCGCCGCCGCGAGCGCCAACATCGGCCCAGCGGGAAAAGAGGAGGTGTCGACGCTGCACGTGACGTGAGCTACCTTCTCCGAGCGGCGTCGCTCCCTCCACTTGCAGCCGCCACTCTCGCCCACCGCGGGTCTCCGGACGCCGAGCTTGGCACTAGCATGGTTGCCGAGCAATGTCCCTGCTCGGTCCCTGTCTTCGTGGGGCCCGCCACCGCCCGCTCTCCATCTTCCTCCAGCGTCCTCTCGTGGGCGTCGCACCGCGGTCGTCCCTTCTCCCGCCCGAGTTCAACGACGCCCAGGTCGTTCTGCTCTGCCACACGCCATCGGAGGTCCGAGGAGGGCGGCGGTGCGGGGTGGTTCGTAGGCTCACGAGGGAGGACTACGACGCTGTGCGCCTGTGCCGCAGCTTGTCCGCTGCTCCCCGCGTCGCTACGCCGTGGCCTGTCCGCCGCCCCGCGGACCCGCACGGCCATTAGCACATGGTAGCGCGCATCTGCACAGCCCTCGCTCCGGTGTGCCGCAGCCTGTCCGCAACTCCCCTTCGCCGCCTCCCTCCTCGCTACAACGGAGACGGCTTGGGCTCTGCCGGTCTGCCCCAAATTCGACCAAGCGCCGCCACGCTTCGGCGCCGGTAGCTCCGGTGCCCTTCGGGTCCCGGGCCCGGCCAGGCGCGTGTGCAGCTCCTGCGCCGCCTTCCTGCACACCGCCCGTCGCCCGGCCGAGAGCTGGTCGATCGCGTCTGTGCTGCGACCGCCACGTGCTCTGCTCTGCTGCTAGCTTGATGAAGTCACCATGACACTATGGCTATGTCATATACTCCCTTTTCCCCTTGGAAATAAAACCCGAAATACTTCATAAATACACCCCTTCCCCAGCATGGCCATGTATCGGCATCGCCTCGGCGAAGCCAAGCACAGCACGAGAGCGTGTCCGTGCCCATTGCAGCTATGCCTTCTCTTGGTGTTCATCAGGCTGCCGCTGCTCTTCGGAAGATTCAGATCataaacattttttttctttgttcaGTTTTGATCACTCAAGGTCAACATGTGATTAGAAATGCCTCCCATAGTATATCACGTTAGGACAAGCTTGGTAGTTGATGCTTTCCATAAAGGTTTGAAGCACTGCTCCTAAAAATGCAAGGTCAGATGCAGAAAATccattctttcaaaaaaaaatgcagAAAATCCATGCTATTTTTTTGACGGAATTGTTGCTAGCTTTATTAATCTTTTATACGCTTTATTAATCACAAGGGTCCCTGTCGTTTTTGTGACAGTGTAGCAACCCCCTATATGAAGTTGTGGGATACCTTATTTACTTTTCTAATCTACTGTCACATACACATTATGCAAGGCTCTATGCTATTTTTGACTCATGGTTTGACAATTGGCACCAAGTTCCTAGGTATATACTAATTTTCATCAAGAGTTTTATATAGATATAAGTACTCAAATATAGATACGAAGTTGTAGGCTCTCAATTCAGCTGAACACTGTAAATCTATTTAGTTTGTGTTGGCACATATTGGGAGCAAAATTTAGCTCCAACTCTGATAATCGTTACCTCAGCCGTGCCATATATTTATTCTTCACTGTAAGTCGTGAGAAGAAATCTTCTTAAA from Miscanthus floridulus cultivar M001 chromosome 11, ASM1932011v1, whole genome shotgun sequence includes these protein-coding regions:
- the LOC136494276 gene encoding uncharacterized protein isoform X3, which codes for MSETLEKDKKLGQEEEEVEVEEEEYVLLELDDCLYSDISPGAPFVLSGLDTLTPTLIVGNGLKMIGEYKETVGTCYVFSESEAQPEPLSNETPPSEENTDKPTNSSKEAPSKEVNHLASVQKVLKFRPVNAERPQHLAYQQDKEICWI
- the LOC136494276 gene encoding uncharacterized protein isoform X2: MSETLEKDKKLGQEEEEVEVEEEEYVLLELDDCLYSDISPGAPFVLSGLDTLTPTLIVGNGLKMIGEYKETVGTCYVFSESAQPEPLSNETPPSEENTDKPTNSSKEAPSKEVNHLASVQKVLKFRPVNAERPQHLAYQQDKEICWVRNYSMHCLAGWENG
- the LOC136494276 gene encoding uncharacterized protein isoform X1; amino-acid sequence: MSETLEKDKKLGQEEEEVEVEEEEYVLLELDDCLYSDISPGAPFVLSGLDTLTPTLIVGNGLKMIGEYKETVGTCYVFSESEAQPEPLSNETPPSEENTDKPTNSSKEAPSKEVNHLASVQKVLKFRPVNAERPQHLAYQQDKEICWVRNYSMHCLAGWENG